The following DNA comes from Streptomyces globosus.
CCCGCCCCGCTGCGGGACGCCCTGGCCGACGACGCGGACGCCGCGGTGGCCAGGGCCGCGGCCCCGCACCCGGGCCTGTCCGGAGAGCAGTTGCGCGCGATGGTGGCGCGGCATGGGGGGCAGGTCTGCGCGCGGGTCGCCGCGAACCCCGGCGCCCCCGCGGACCTGCTGGAGGAGTTGGCCCGGCGCGATCCGCCGGTGCGGCGGGCGCTCCGCGCGATCGCCGTCCACCCGAACGCGACGCCAGCGGCGCTGCTGGTGTGCCTGGAGGACGCGCGGGCCTGCAAGGACGCCGCCGCCCACCCCGCGCTGCCCGCGGCCGTGGTGGTGCGGCTGCTGGACCATCCATGCGCGGAGGTGGCGTGGGCGGCGGTCGGCCATCCGGCGCTCCCGGTGGCGGCGGTGGAGCGGCTGGTCGCGGAGGCCGAGCGTGCCGGGCCGGGCGGGCGGGCGCCGGGCTGAGGGCCGGGCCGGTCCGCTGCCGTCGGCACTGCGGCCGCCGCCGCCCCGTCACTTCCACAGCCCGGGTGTCGTTAGCGCCAAGGGGTTGACTCTGGGGGGCGAAGGGATGACGGAATGCGGCAGTTTCCTCTGGAGATGCACGGCATGGCACCGGGCCGGGTCGTCGAATGGCGGTTGCGGTCCACGGCAGGGCCGGAGCCGGCCGCTGAGACAGAGGGCAGGAGGGCGTCCTTCAACCAGGACAAGCACTTCACCGTCGCGGAGGAGAGCCGCGGCGCCGACGACCCCGTCGCCTCCTGGCTGGCGGTCACATTCGAGGTCTCCGAGGACCTCGACGAGGAGGCGATGACGCGGGCCCTCCTCGCGTTCGTCCGGCGGCACGAGGTGCTGCGGTGCGAGTTCCGGCGCCTGGCCGGCGAGTTGGCGTGCGAGCCGATCCCGCCGGCCGAACTCGCCCTCGCCGTGCACCCCGTCGCGTCCTTCGACTCGGCCCCGGAGCTGGTCGGCTTCCTGTCCGAGCGGTTCCAGCGGAGCATCGACACCCTGGCCTGGCCGCTGTTCACGATGGGCGCGGTCCTGCGCCCCGGATCGGCGACCGTCTACCTCGCCTTCGACCACATCGTGTGCGACGGCCTGTCCATGCCGATCGTGGTGCAGGAGGTGCAGGACGCGTACGAGGCGCTGCGCCGCGGCGAGCAGCCGGACGAGCAGCCGGCGCCCAGCTACCTGGACTTCGCGGAGGAGCAGCGCCGCCGCTACCTGTCCTTCGGCGCGGGCGACGCGCGGCTCGGCTACTGGAAGGACTTCATCGCCCGCGGCGGAGGCGAGTTCTTCCCCCGGTTCCCCCTCGAACTGGGCGTGGAGCCGGGCCTGATGTACCCCATCGTCAACGAGGCGTCGCCGCTGCTGGACGCCGCCGAGACGGAGGTCTTCGACAAGGCGTGCCGGGAGGCCGGCGGGAAGGCCTTCATGGGGGTGCTGGCGGCGGTGGCCGTGTGCCTGCGGGATGCCGGGGGGCCCGGCGTGTACCGGGGGTTCATGCCGGTGAGCGAGCGCGGGCGGTCGGGCTGGTCGCAGTCGGTGGGCTGGTTCGTGAACACGATGCCGATCGAGTTCGACGCCTCGCCGGGGCGGGGTTTCGCGGAGGTCGTGGCGGGGGTGCGGGCGGGGTTCGGCGCGATGATGGACCACATCGACGTGCCGTTCGTCCGGGCCTGGGAGCTGCTGGCGCCGGCGGAGTTCGCGGCCCGGTCGTGGCCGTACCCGGTGAACTTCTTCTCGTACATCGACATGCGCAAGTGCCCCGGCGCCGAGCGGCACGCCGACTGGCGGCCCGCGTCGCACGTCTGGTCGGCGCGTGCGAACGGTGTGTGCTCCTGGTTCCAGCGCGACGCGGAAGGGCTCCACATGAACTCGATCTACGTGGACACCCCGGCGGCACGCCACACCATGGCCGCGTTCCAGGAGGCGCTGCGGCGGACGGTCACGGAGATCGCACGCCACGGCTCCTTCGGCCGCCCGATCGGGCTGGCTGCCCCCCGGGGGCCGGTCGGGGCGGCGCTCGGGGTCAGCGGATACGGGTACGCCGCCCGCGGCTGAGGCGCGCAGGCAGGGCGGCGGGGTACCGTCCGCGGCACGCGCGGGTCGGGCGGGGCGGCCCGAGGGAAGCCGGTACGGGCCTCCCGGCGCCGCGACCGGGGCGCCCGCACGCCCCTACGGGCCCTCGGCGGCGGATCCGCCGCCGCGCGGACTGCCGCGCGAGGCTACCGGCCAGTACGATGCCGGGGTCCCCTGCTTCCGGCGAAAGGACCGCTCCCGTGCCGCGCACCCCTTCCTCCCCCGCGCTCCTCGCCGGCTTCCTGGCCGCGATGGGGGTGGCGCACGCCGTCGCACCGAAGCCGTTCGACGCGATCGTCCCGCGGGCGCTGCCGGGCAGCCCGCGGCTGTGGACGTACGCGAGCGGCGCGGCGGAGCTGGCGGTGGCGGCGGGGATCGCCCATCCGCGGACCCGCCGGGTCGCCGGACTGGCCGCGGCGGCGCTCTTCGTCGGGGTCTTCCCCGCGAACGTGCAGATGGCCGCCGACGCGCGCCGCCGCTCGCCCGCCCACCGGGCCGTGGCGTTCGGCCGGCTGCCGCTGCAGGTGCCGCTCGTGCTGTGGGCGCGCAGCGTCAGCCGCGGGGCGGCCTCCCGCTGAGGTGCTGCCGGTCCGGGGGCCGCCGGGCCCGGCCCGGGGCACGCTCAGCGGCTGTCGCCCGACCAGTCCCAGCGCG
Coding sequences within:
- a CDS encoding condensation domain-containing protein — encoded protein: MRQFPLEMHGMAPGRVVEWRLRSTAGPEPAAETEGRRASFNQDKHFTVAEESRGADDPVASWLAVTFEVSEDLDEEAMTRALLAFVRRHEVLRCEFRRLAGELACEPIPPAELALAVHPVASFDSAPELVGFLSERFQRSIDTLAWPLFTMGAVLRPGSATVYLAFDHIVCDGLSMPIVVQEVQDAYEALRRGEQPDEQPAPSYLDFAEEQRRRYLSFGAGDARLGYWKDFIARGGGEFFPRFPLELGVEPGLMYPIVNEASPLLDAAETEVFDKACREAGGKAFMGVLAAVAVCLRDAGGPGVYRGFMPVSERGRSGWSQSVGWFVNTMPIEFDASPGRGFAEVVAGVRAGFGAMMDHIDVPFVRAWELLAPAEFAARSWPYPVNFFSYIDMRKCPGAERHADWRPASHVWSARANGVCSWFQRDAEGLHMNSIYVDTPAARHTMAAFQEALRRTVTEIARHGSFGRPIGLAAPRGPVGAALGVSGYGYAARG
- a CDS encoding DoxX family protein; the encoded protein is MPRTPSSPALLAGFLAAMGVAHAVAPKPFDAIVPRALPGSPRLWTYASGAAELAVAAGIAHPRTRRVAGLAAAALFVGVFPANVQMAADARRRSPAHRAVAFGRLPLQVPLVLWARSVSRGAASR